The following is a genomic window from Labeo rohita strain BAU-BD-2019 chromosome 15, IGBB_LRoh.1.0, whole genome shotgun sequence.
GTCCTATGTCATTGCCTATGCCTATGAGTGGCTTCTGTGTATGactgttagcacaagctagattaaagtgattattacgttttaaatattgatatttttcttacaaaaatgcaacgATTCGctacagaaggcctttattcacggtgtgaggcactttttactATGGATGGATatactttattggacttgttttggactgatgaagagaaacacctgcccaGTGCATTATAATGCTTGAAGGAACCAGaacagtttttaatataactccgactgtatttgtctgaaagaaggaagtcatatacacctaaggTGCAttgatgaattttcatttttgggtgaactaaccctttaatctTAGCCAACAGTCTTTGGTATTTTTGGTCTTTCTCCATTCAAGTAAATAGTAGCTTCACTTGCATGCCTAAGTAGCTGCCTTGGATCATTATCATGATGGCCGCCAAGTGAACTGACATGCTTCATGATACTGCACTTTCATCTTAGTTCTCAGTATTAATGCATTGCTGTTAATGTACACTGTATTAATGTTCTTTTTGCTGTTTGATTTGTGGAATTTTGCTGTCTAGTCATGTAATTGTCTCTAATACAATATATATGCACAATGAATCAGTTTAATATCATTTACATAAAAAGttgaattctaagaaaaagttgTTTGACAACTAATGTTGTCATCTGCATCATATTGTTGAATACAATTAGAAACTGCCATGTTAAAGTCCTCTAAAATGTGATCTCATGCAATAACTTAATTTTCTATGCACAGATGCATCTAAGAAAGACGTCCCTGAGGACTTTGACATTGACATGGACGCCCCTGAAACCGAGAAGGCAGCTGTCGCCATTCAGTCGCAGTTCAGGAAGTtccagaagaagaagaatgatGAAAAGTCATAGTTGCCAGCGGACTCTGTCCGCACGGCCCCATCAGGACAGCATGGTTTGATGTTGCATGTAATAGAATCCATTCTGTATGGACTCAAGGGAGGGGCAGGGGAAATCAAGGTCGTAATCTGTCAATCACTGATCTGACCTGTTATTTTACTGCTGTAACTGTGAATTCCGTAGTTTATATTGATTTTGGTTCTAGCTTTATTCTCCATTCTAGCCAAGAATATCTGTTATACTATTGgtgcatgattttcttttttacctCAAAGAGCCGGATTGCCGGCCTGTCCTTTATTTGTGAAAGCACAATATGTTTTCATTGTGAGCTGCTTATGAAATTGATTTTAGTCAGAAACCGTGAGCATTACGTGTATGTAAATATAGAGCagaactttatttttgtttcacgCCATTAGTCCTCAGATAATAAAATGCTTTCACATACATTCTCATCCCAGCGGAGTTCTAAAAATAGCTTGTCTTTTGAAACCCATATTGTTGAATAATTCCCAGCTTATCTTCCCAAATCCTCACTGTGTGCTCGGTTCTCTTTATTGATTCATGATGTTGAATTCATTGCTGGatgaaatgacatgagagtgagtgtTTGATTGTCTAGTTTGCTGTGGCATATCATAACGTTTCTGTTCATTTTCTTCCTTTGCAAAGGATCATGGCACAAACATTAGCCAAATCAAGCACTCAGTGATTTCTGTCTCACCTCAACTCACATCTCAACTCAGTCTGATTGAAACAAGAAACTATTAATAAACATCCTTGAGTCTCTGGAACTAAATACTTGTCTTTTAATTAAAACTCTGTTTTACAGCTGGATcctatttttgaatgaatggaataatattataaataatcaaCATCTGtgctgtttaaaattaaaaacacatgaaagaACACAAAGAACATTTCAGCGTTACCTTATAAAACTTACAatgctcttaaagggatagttcacccaatgaAATTGCGCCCTTATGTTCAATTCCAAAGCAcagcattaagagccgggggggtgaaaacttttgcaccgaatggagatgtgtacatttttttttttttttgcctaaataatctattttttcatttagtactgcccttaagaggatagttacatgtttcccagaagacaaaataagttaaatttaccctgatcttcaaattcaaaaagttttcaccccaacCCCCcaccaccttttttttttttttttcccttgtggactatatgtaaacatctttcatgtgaaatatcttattcaggtcagtactaaataaacaataacatgcattttgtacgatccctcttattttagtaaaaaaacatcaacatctggtgaactgcttttttaaagataaattaaattcaggTTTTCTATCCATATAACACACATTCTCAGCTCATTTCTAAATTCTACTATTCCATGAAAAAGGTCTATAAGACCTGTTTAAAACATCTGTCTTTAATTTGCATATATTATACTGATATCAAAGTCAAAATGGCTGACAGTGCAAGCAGTGAACCATCTTTCCTCAGCAAATTCTATGTTGAAAGCAATTTTAGAGAGAATAGAGCACCTACCCTTCAGATCTGCTGAAGGTCACACATTGCACtgagtaatatattatttacactgAATCCTCTAGTGTGTTTGAGCCCAGATCCTCTcatctgtacacacacacacacacatctgtgtCTGAGCAGAGAAGCATGAAGAAACACcctcagaaatatttaaaagccCAGCACGGGGAAATAATGCCATCAGTGGAGCTGACAGTGGCACTGATATTGAACAGAAATTTACACTGGCCATATGCTTGTATGTTCTTTCCTGGGTAGCATGTCTTATAGCTCTTCTGGATGTAGCTCAAGGCTCTCAATTGTTCAAAACATCTGTCTTACCACCGCTGGGCCCAAAAACACTACTGTACTACTGTATGTTCCATCCAGACAtgacatcaaataaaatatcatctCACTCCCTCTCTTACAAGCCGATGATAACCAATAAACAAACTCAACTGGCAGGATGTCATCCAAAGGGTACCATGAAtaacatttctgctttttttctttaatctgACATTGAAtaacctatttatttatttataattaaaataactagaTGAGAGAGCTTCTTTATCTAGATAAAATTACTCATCCCTCAGTGAACAAGCACATTGGGGATATGGGACTCTAAATTAGCCTGTCTGCTGACTGAAATTGTACACTGAGACTGAACACActgccagtgttgccaagtctgcggatTTCCCGCGAAACTAGGTTGCTTTAACGCTGTTGCCGcagtgatatttagcccctggaatgcgaatttttCCAGgagaaccccaccaaaaaacgtgtattttttACCTACGGATTGGGGAACTCCCCTGAAACGTGATTGggttagttttgagtagcaattaggagggttttgttgtgaaaacctggcaaccgtGCACACTGCTCCTGCAATGAGTAAACctgcatattacatttttaccatgctattgaggtgctatatttgtggttttaactgttattatcatgatctatggatgatactataaaagagcaatggttaattaaaaaaaaaagaaaaaaaaaaaaagaaactcaaacagtcacaataattaaatttcaccataaaaaatgtattattattattattattattattattattaattttatcaggtaacacaaaccaatgactggaaaaagtgtgaagaattcaCAGAATTCATGTTttgaccataaagaatattttaaagccacttTTAACCATCTGTTTGTTACAGctttcacattgtagcaaaaatctgcctttaaactttaaaaatttgacatttactgtgataattatcgacaatgactgatatgaaaaaagaaattatcAAGGTAATTTTTTGGCCGTATCGCCCAGCTCTATGACTAGTCAACTGCATTAAAGTTGTGTTTGGCTATACAAACACAAGGCGTGTTGTCACAAATATTTGTCCTCAAGATAATCATGACCACACACAtaagattacatttaaaataacaaactgtCCTATACTTGTGAAACTTTTAAGTCACAAGAAACTTAACTTTTAATACCACAAGAAAATCCTCAAAAATACAATGGTAAGTCACAAACTCAGAAATGTACAACAAAGTACACTTTTAGTACAGCACACCTGACTCACAATTGtctgccattttttattttcagtttctttggttttttttaatccatgtaATTTGCATTTTGCTATCCCATCATGTGCTGCATGGTGGAATAGCAAAATGCCCTATGTACAGACAGGTGAggtttttttcagggttggaactaaactctgcaggacattggcACTTCAGGACCGACGCCGCCTATCCCTCTAGTAGGTCATTGTTTACCTaatgtttcaaaaaatattgtgtatttgaacagcCTACTCAATTGACACTTATTGCATATTATATCATAGTAAATTATGCACATTTGGATGtggtgattattattttttttaattactgaagTAGACTTTTTTCAAGAAATAATTTTGGTATTAAAAATGCCCAAAAAGAAACTTACAAACCCCTTTGTGTATTGCTCTTTTCGAGAGAGACTAGTCTATTGACTCTTGTCTCGGAGCACTATTGtcttgaaagaaagaaagaaagaaagaaagaaaccataaaacaaaaaacaaaacaaaaaaacaactgaatctAACCAGCGCAGAGAGAGTGGCTGGCCCAGGTGCACAACAGCAAGAGAACAAATGCTTTAAAACCTTTCATTTGAGAAACAGATGTTTTTGGTGCTCAGCTACATCTCTGTTGTGTGAAGGAAAGACTCTAGAATGCATGAGGTCTGCCAGTGTCATTACTGCAGATGGAGGAACCTCTTAAGGAGCATAATGTttgaagaacaacatttatttgaatagaaataatcatttgtaacattatacatctTATATTGTTGCCCTATACTGTAGTTTTTCATCAAATCAT
Proteins encoded in this region:
- the pcp4b gene encoding calmodulin regulator protein PCP4: MSERQGSGAAGGNSKTSGAQDASKKDVPEDFDIDMDAPETEKAAVAIQSQFRKFQKKKNDEKS